In the Candidatus Electrothrix sp. GW3-4 genome, one interval contains:
- the metK gene encoding methionine adenosyltransferase → MSSHLFTSESVSEGHPDKVADQISDAILDAILEQDAHARVACESLVTTGLAMIAGEITTSAWVDMPEIVRQTIRGIGYNSSDMGFDWQSCAVMTSIDKQSPDIAQGVNEGTGLDLDQGAGDQGLMFGYACDETKVLMPMPITYAHRLVKQQSEVRKNKVLPWLRPDAKSQVTIQYEDNVPKRIEAVVVSTQHSPDVSYADLKEGMMEEVIKPTLPADMIDENTKYFINPTGRFVIGGPVGDCGVTGRKIIVDSYGGRGSHGGGAFSGKDPSKVDRSSSYMGRYVAKNIVAAGLASTVEVQVAYAIGIARPVSINVNTFGTGKVSEERLVQLVEEVFDLRPKAIIQQLNLLRPIYLGTAAYGHFGRELPDFTWERTDKAEELKSAAGI, encoded by the coding sequence ATGTCAAGTCATCTTTTTACATCAGAATCTGTTTCCGAAGGCCATCCTGACAAGGTGGCTGATCAGATTTCTGATGCCATTCTGGATGCCATTCTGGAGCAGGATGCCCATGCCCGTGTAGCCTGCGAGAGCTTGGTAACCACTGGTCTAGCCATGATTGCCGGAGAAATCACCACTTCTGCCTGGGTCGACATGCCCGAGATAGTCCGACAGACTATCCGTGGCATTGGCTATAATTCTTCGGACATGGGGTTTGACTGGCAGTCCTGTGCCGTTATGACTTCTATTGATAAGCAATCGCCTGATATTGCGCAGGGAGTTAATGAGGGAACGGGGCTTGATCTGGATCAGGGGGCTGGTGATCAGGGGTTGATGTTCGGCTATGCCTGTGATGAAACCAAGGTTCTTATGCCTATGCCCATCACCTATGCACATCGTCTGGTAAAGCAGCAATCTGAGGTCCGTAAGAACAAAGTGCTCCCTTGGCTCCGTCCTGATGCCAAGAGCCAGGTGACCATTCAATATGAAGATAACGTGCCCAAGCGCATTGAGGCAGTGGTTGTTTCCACCCAGCATAGCCCGGATGTTTCCTATGCTGATTTGAAAGAAGGCATGATGGAGGAGGTCATCAAACCGACCTTGCCAGCAGATATGATTGACGAGAACACCAAGTACTTCATTAACCCCACTGGCCGTTTTGTTATTGGTGGCCCAGTAGGAGACTGCGGGGTGACTGGTCGTAAGATCATTGTCGATTCCTATGGTGGTCGCGGCTCTCACGGTGGTGGTGCCTTTTCAGGCAAGGATCCCTCCAAGGTAGATCGTTCTTCCTCCTACATGGGCCGTTACGTGGCCAAGAATATTGTTGCTGCCGGACTGGCATCCACCGTTGAGGTACAGGTCGCCTATGCTATTGGAATTGCCAGGCCGGTTTCCATCAATGTGAATACCTTTGGAACCGGTAAGGTTTCTGAAGAGCGTCTGGTTCAGCTGGTTGAAGAGGTCTTTGACCTGCGTCCGAAGGCGATTATTCAGCAGCTTAACTTGCTTCGTCCTATTTATCTAGGTACCGCTGCTTATGGTCATTTCGGCCGCGAGCTGCCTGATTTCACCTGGGAGCGGACTGATAAGGCTGAGGAGCTGAAGAGCGCAGCAGGAATCTAA